One part of the uncultured Celeribacter sp. genome encodes these proteins:
- a CDS encoding Lrp/AsnC family transcriptional regulator: MKDKLDATNQRILHELVANARIPITDLAKTVGLSKTPVAQRIRQMEEMGLITGYRAILSPLKLGLTHITYVEVSVSDTRQKALEQFNAAVRLIPEVEECYMIAGGFDYQIKLRSRDMAHFRQIMAERISTLPYVTSTTSYVAMEAIVEQSWVHL, encoded by the coding sequence ATGAAAGACAAGTTGGACGCCACCAATCAGCGCATCCTGCATGAACTCGTGGCCAATGCGCGTATTCCGATCACCGATCTGGCCAAAACCGTTGGCCTGTCCAAGACCCCCGTCGCCCAGCGCATCCGCCAGATGGAAGAGATGGGGCTGATCACCGGCTACCGTGCCATTCTGTCGCCGCTCAAGCTTGGGCTCACCCATATCACCTATGTCGAGGTCAGTGTCTCGGACACCCGCCAAAAGGCGCTTGAGCAGTTCAATGCCGCCGTGCGTCTGATCCCCGAAGTCGAAGAGTGCTATATGATCGCCGGCGGCTTCGACTACCAAATCAAACTGCGTTCGCGTGACATGGCGCATTTTCGTCAGATCATGGCAGAACGGATTTCCACCCTGCCCTATGTCACGTCGACCACCAGCTATGTCGCCATGGAGGCCATCGTGGAACAAAGCTGGGTGCATCTTTGA
- a CDS encoding GntR family transcriptional regulator, which produces MSAALKSITPIVRKETLATIVREELRSALMAGRFQPGEKLTIRAVASALDVSLTPAREALYNLMSEGVLDSGPNGTVFVPVLNQTRLRELTKIRISLEGMAACEAMAHLTPRQINKLTTLNTKLSEAELRLDYSSMIQMNWKFHFDIYEAAQMPTLFRMIEGCWLKMGSYLNLIYPAYGETGEGLQNHQRIIEALQNKDAEALSQTIRKDIEQSCDWVVQMVEAG; this is translated from the coding sequence ATGTCCGCTGCGCTTAAAAGCATCACGCCCATTGTCCGCAAGGAAACGCTCGCCACGATTGTGCGCGAGGAACTGCGGTCAGCCCTGATGGCGGGGCGGTTTCAACCCGGTGAAAAGCTCACCATCCGCGCTGTCGCCAGCGCGCTTGACGTCAGCCTGACACCGGCGCGCGAAGCGCTTTACAACCTGATGTCAGAAGGCGTGCTGGACTCTGGTCCCAATGGAACCGTCTTCGTGCCGGTTCTGAACCAAACCCGCCTGCGCGAACTGACAAAAATCCGGATCAGCCTTGAGGGCATGGCCGCTTGCGAAGCCATGGCCCATCTGACCCCACGACAGATCAACAAATTGACGACTTTGAACACCAAACTGAGCGAGGCAGAACTCCGGCTGGATTATTCAAGCATGATCCAAATGAACTGGAAGTTCCATTTCGACATATACGAAGCCGCACAGATGCCGACCCTGTTTCGCATGATCGAAGGCTGCTGGCTGAAGATGGGATCTTACCTGAACCTGATCTACCCGGCCTATGGTGAAACCGGGGAAGGTCTGCAAAATCATCAGCGGATCATTGAGGCGTTGCAGAACAAAGATGCCGAGGCGCTGTCGCAGACCATCCGGAAGGATATCGAACAGTCCTGCGACTGGGTTGTGCAGATGGTCGAAGCAGGCTGA
- the putA gene encoding bifunctional proline dehydrogenase/L-glutamate gamma-semialdehyde dehydrogenase PutA — translation MTPTHYPDLGLTQKFAPEEDVLAQLVADAGLSEASRHLISERAATLVTRIRTEAKPTLMEHFLAEYGLSTREGVALMCLAEAMLRVPDRFTIDALIEDKIAPSEWSKHLGTAASSLVNASTWALMLTGKVLDDDQPGVAGTLRGAIKRLGEPVIRTAVGRAMKEMGRQFVLGETIEGALKRGQDRVEQGFTYSFDMLGEAAMTRADADRYAKSYADAIASIGRAATRGSIVDNPGISIKLSALHPRYEVAQEERLLAELVPVVLQLARQAKSVGIGMHVDAEEQDRLVLSFKVIEAIMADPELDGWDGLGIVVQAYGKRAGAAIDALYDMAIRYDRKINVRLVKGAYWDTEMKLAQVEGLSDFSLFTSKTATDVSYICLARKLLDLGDRIFPQFATHNAHTVAAVLELAGDRPFEFQRLHGMGERLHDIVLKETKGHCRIYAPVGAHRDLLAYLVRRLLENGANSSFVHQIVDESVRPQDIARDPFYGLASAKAPSGLVAPSAIFGADRVNARGFDLTDESTLAEIDRARDVVLPKAMPLTLRPATGSEVTITNPATGAAVSEVLEADAATVSRALDDAQVWNAPAAERAAVLRRAADLYEANYGPLFAVLGREAGKSLSDAVGELREAVDFLRYYAQQGETNPGVARGIVAAISPWNFPLAIFTGQISAALMAGNAVICKPAEQTPLVAFMAVQLLHQAGVPRPVLQLVTGRGSTVGAQITSDARVKAVVFTGSTDTAQRINRTMAEHLDPGTPLIAETGGLNAMIVDSTALPEQAVRDIVASAFQSAGQRCSALRCLYVQEDSALHLIEMIKGAMDELSIGDPWLLSTDVGPVIDKAAQQEINAYIAARGNAVLHQLKAPQQGTFVAPTLLKVDGIADLEREIFGPVLHVATFRAAEIDKVVADINARGFGLTFGLHTRIDNRVQEITDAIHVGNIYVNRNQIGAVVGSQPFGGEGLSGTGPKAGGPSYLPRFFAPAPGQAAPQRWAQDAAPHEVQAALSRAAEIRLDERLMPGPTGELNRLSEVTRTPVLCLGPTAEVMNAQITAVEALGGLAVPIAGKLSAKVLAGMKDFSAVLWWGDEEAGRAYARALASREGAIVPVLMALPDRAHVTHERHLCVDTTAAGGNAALLAG, via the coding sequence ATGACCCCGACTCACTACCCAGACCTTGGTCTGACCCAGAAATTCGCCCCCGAAGAAGATGTGCTGGCACAGCTTGTGGCTGATGCGGGTCTCTCTGAGGCCTCTCGCCATCTTATTTCCGAACGGGCCGCCACCCTGGTGACGCGGATCCGGACCGAGGCGAAGCCGACGTTGATGGAGCATTTTCTGGCTGAATACGGCCTGTCCACGCGCGAGGGCGTTGCTTTGATGTGTCTGGCTGAGGCCATGTTGCGGGTGCCGGACCGGTTTACCATCGATGCGCTGATCGAAGACAAGATCGCACCCTCGGAATGGAGCAAACACCTTGGGACGGCTGCGTCTTCGCTGGTGAACGCTTCAACCTGGGCGCTGATGCTGACCGGTAAGGTGCTGGACGACGATCAGCCTGGGGTCGCGGGCACGCTGCGCGGGGCGATCAAACGGCTGGGCGAACCGGTCATCCGCACCGCAGTGGGGCGCGCCATGAAGGAAATGGGACGTCAGTTCGTTCTGGGCGAAACCATCGAAGGCGCCTTGAAACGCGGGCAGGACCGGGTCGAACAGGGCTTTACCTATTCTTTTGACATGCTGGGCGAGGCGGCAATGACGCGAGCCGATGCGGATCGCTATGCCAAGTCCTATGCCGATGCGATTGCCTCCATCGGTCGGGCCGCAACGCGTGGCAGCATCGTCGACAATCCCGGCATTTCGATCAAGCTCTCGGCGCTGCATCCGCGCTATGAAGTGGCGCAGGAAGAGCGCCTTTTGGCCGAGCTGGTGCCTGTGGTGTTGCAGCTCGCGCGTCAGGCCAAATCCGTAGGCATCGGCATGCATGTGGACGCCGAAGAACAGGACCGTCTGGTGCTGTCGTTCAAGGTGATCGAGGCGATCATGGCCGATCCCGAGCTTGATGGCTGGGACGGTCTTGGGATCGTGGTGCAGGCCTATGGCAAACGCGCCGGGGCGGCGATTGATGCGCTTTACGACATGGCGATCCGCTACGACCGCAAGATCAACGTGCGGCTGGTGAAAGGCGCCTATTGGGATACGGAGATGAAACTGGCGCAGGTCGAAGGCCTGTCGGATTTCTCCCTGTTTACCTCCAAGACCGCAACGGATGTCTCTTACATCTGTCTGGCGCGCAAGCTGTTGGATCTGGGCGACCGAATTTTCCCGCAGTTTGCCACCCATAACGCCCATACCGTCGCGGCGGTTCTGGAGCTGGCCGGGGATCGTCCGTTCGAATTCCAGCGTCTGCACGGGATGGGCGAGCGGCTCCATGATATCGTGCTGAAAGAGACCAAAGGCCATTGCCGCATCTATGCCCCCGTGGGGGCGCATCGTGACCTGCTGGCCTATCTGGTGCGTCGGCTTCTGGAGAACGGCGCGAATTCGTCTTTCGTGCATCAGATCGTGGACGAAAGCGTTCGCCCGCAGGATATTGCCCGCGATCCGTTCTACGGGCTGGCATCGGCCAAAGCCCCCTCAGGGCTCGTCGCGCCCTCCGCGATTTTCGGCGCAGATCGGGTGAATGCGCGGGGCTTTGATCTGACCGACGAAAGCACGCTGGCCGAGATCGACCGAGCCCGTGATGTGGTTCTGCCCAAAGCCATGCCGCTGACGCTGCGCCCCGCGACGGGCAGCGAGGTGACGATCACCAATCCGGCAACGGGGGCGGCGGTGAGTGAGGTGCTGGAGGCCGATGCGGCTACGGTGTCGCGCGCGCTGGACGATGCGCAGGTCTGGAACGCGCCGGCTGCAGAGCGTGCCGCTGTGCTGCGCCGGGCGGCGGATCTTTATGAAGCCAACTATGGGCCGCTGTTTGCCGTCCTTGGGCGCGAGGCGGGCAAGTCGCTGTCGGATGCGGTCGGCGAATTGCGCGAGGCGGTGGATTTCCTGCGCTATTATGCGCAGCAAGGGGAGACCAATCCGGGTGTGGCACGCGGCATTGTCGCCGCGATCAGCCCGTGGAACTTCCCGCTGGCGATTTTCACCGGTCAGATCTCTGCTGCGCTCATGGCGGGCAATGCGGTGATCTGTAAACCGGCGGAACAAACGCCGTTGGTCGCGTTCATGGCCGTGCAGCTTCTGCATCAGGCCGGAGTGCCGCGACCGGTTTTGCAGCTGGTCACCGGGCGCGGCTCCACGGTTGGCGCACAGATCACCTCGGATGCGCGGGTGAAGGCGGTGGTGTTCACTGGCTCCACCGACACGGCCCAGCGGATCAACCGCACGATGGCGGAACATCTGGACCCGGGAACGCCGTTGATTGCCGAAACCGGCGGTCTCAACGCGATGATCGTCGACAGCACGGCGCTGCCGGAACAGGCGGTGCGCGATATCGTTGCCTCGGCCTTCCAGTCCGCCGGGCAACGTTGTTCGGCGCTGCGCTGTTTGTACGTGCAGGAAGACAGCGCCCTGCATCTGATCGAGATGATCAAAGGCGCCATGGATGAACTGAGCATCGGCGATCCATGGTTGCTGTCCACCGACGTCGGTCCGGTGATCGACAAGGCTGCGCAGCAGGAAATCAACGCCTATATCGCGGCTCGTGGCAATGCTGTGTTGCATCAACTGAAGGCGCCACAGCAGGGGACGTTTGTAGCGCCGACGCTGCTGAAGGTTGATGGCATCGCAGATCTGGAGCGTGAAATTTTCGGTCCGGTCCTGCATGTGGCCACCTTCAGGGCTGCGGAGATCGACAAGGTCGTGGCGGATATCAATGCCCGCGGCTTTGGGCTGACCTTCGGGTTGCACACGCGGATCGACAACCGGGTGCAGGAAATCACCGACGCGATCCATGTCGGCAACATCTACGTCAACCGCAACCAAATCGGCGCGGTGGTGGGCTCGCAGCCTTTCGGCGGCGAAGGCCTTTCGGGGACCGGGCCGAAAGCGGGTGGGCCGTCCTACCTGCCACGGTTCTTCGCTCCGGCGCCTGGTCAGGCCGCGCCGCAGCGCTGGGCGCAGGACGCGGCTCCACACGAGGTTCAGGCGGCTTTGTCGCGGGCCGCTGAGATCCGTCTGGACGAGAGGCTGATGCCGGGGCCAACCGGCGAATTGAACCGCTTGTCAGAGGTGACGCGGACCCCGGTTTTGTGCCTTGGCCCGACCGCAGAGGTGATGAACGCTCAGATCACTGCGGTTGAGGCACTGGGCGGGCTGGCTGTGCCGATCGCAGGCAAGCTTTCGGCCAAGGTGCTGGCCGGGATGAAGGACTTCTCTGCTGTCTTGTGGTGGGGCGATGAAGAGGCGGGCCGGGCCTATGCCCGAGCGCTGGCTTCCCGCGAGGGGGCGATCGTGCCGGTGTTGATGGCATTGCCCGATCGGGCGCATGTCACCCATGAACGCCACCTCTGTGTCGATACCACCGCGGCAGGCGGTAACGCTGCGCTTCTGGCGGGCTGA